Proteins from a genomic interval of Marmoricola sp. OAE513:
- a CDS encoding DUF4193 family protein: MATDYDAPRKTEEEQNEDSLEELKARRHDKNSGKVDEDETEAAESFELPGADLSHEELAVEVMPRQDDEFTCMSCFLVHHRSQLADEKKRICRDCV, encoded by the coding sequence ATGGCAACCGATTACGACGCACCACGCAAGACCGAGGAAGAGCAGAACGAGGACAGCCTCGAGGAGCTCAAGGCGCGGCGGCACGACAAGAACTCCGGCAAGGTCGACGAGGACGAGACCGAGGCTGCTGAGTCCTTCGAGCTGCCCGGCGCTGACCTGAGCCACGAGGAGCTCGCTGTCGAGGTCATGCCTCGTCAGGACGACGAGTTCACCTGCATGAGCTGCTTCCTGGTGCACCACCGCAGCCAGCTCGCTGACGAGAAGAAGCGGATCTGCCGCGACTGCGTGTGA
- a CDS encoding inositol monophosphatase family protein, with the protein MTASTGADLDELLVLATDIAREAGELIRSARAAGVEVAETKSSATDIVTAADQASEALIKRRILAARPDDGILGEEGSDQDGTTGVRWIVDPIDGTVNYAHGLAQYAVSIGVEVDGEPAVGVVLSPAQDVEYTGVVGRGAWRNGVPIRAAEPVPLERALVGTGFSYQRDLRVSQARTFSALLPQIADVRRFGSCALDLCAVAEGTLDAYVEEGIGGAWDYAAGRVIAHEAGARVEVLTGVFGRILVVAAPTPSYAGFRALVGSCGFVREREQAAPERG; encoded by the coding sequence GTGACCGCATCGACCGGCGCCGATCTCGACGAGCTGCTCGTGCTCGCCACCGACATCGCCCGCGAGGCCGGTGAGCTGATCCGCAGCGCCCGTGCCGCCGGGGTCGAGGTCGCCGAGACCAAGAGCAGCGCGACCGACATCGTCACGGCTGCGGACCAGGCCAGCGAGGCACTGATCAAGCGCCGCATCCTGGCCGCCCGCCCCGACGACGGCATCCTCGGCGAGGAAGGCTCCGACCAGGACGGCACCACCGGGGTGCGCTGGATCGTCGACCCGATCGACGGCACCGTGAACTACGCGCACGGCCTGGCCCAGTACGCCGTCTCGATCGGGGTCGAGGTCGACGGCGAGCCCGCCGTCGGCGTCGTGCTCAGCCCGGCCCAGGACGTGGAGTACACCGGGGTCGTCGGCCGCGGCGCGTGGCGCAACGGCGTCCCGATCCGTGCAGCCGAACCCGTCCCGCTGGAGAGGGCGCTGGTCGGCACGGGCTTCTCCTACCAGCGCGACCTGCGGGTCAGCCAGGCACGGACCTTCTCCGCGCTGCTGCCGCAGATCGCCGACGTACGCCGGTTCGGCTCGTGCGCGCTGGACCTGTGCGCGGTCGCCGAGGGCACCCTGGACGCCTACGTCGAGGAGGGCATCGGGGGAGCGTGGGACTATGCGGCCGGGCGCGTGATCGCCCACGAGGCGGGTGCCCGTGTGGAGGTCCTGACGGGCGTCTTCGGACGCATCCTGGTGGTGGCCGCACCGACGCCGTCGTACGCCGGATTCCGGGCTCTGGTGGGCTCCTGCGGCTTCGTCAGGGAGCGGGAACAAGCAGCCCCCGAGCGTGGTTGA
- a CDS encoding ferrochelatase, translating to MTGAAPYDALLLVSFGGPEKPDDVVPFLRNVTAGKNIPDERLVEVGAHYTLFGGRSPINDQNRALLDAIREDLASHDVDLPVYWGNRNWDPYLTDALEQMKADGITRAACLVTSAYSSYSGCRQYRENFADAVAEVPGAPQLDRLRAYFNHPGFIEPNLDATLTALAGLPDALRGEAHLVFVTHSIPTTMNDTSGPIGGAYAHQHVTVMDEIVDRVREETGHRYPSELVYCSRSGPPSMPWLEPDVNDHLEALHEAGVRAVVLVPIGFVSDHMEVIYDLDTEAAATAERLGMAFERAATAGVDPRFVAMIRDLLLERAAVERGEEPERAVIGPVPAAWDVCAAGCCPNPRGPRPALCGSD from the coding sequence ATGACTGGTGCCGCCCCGTACGACGCCTTGCTGCTGGTCTCCTTCGGGGGCCCCGAGAAGCCCGATGACGTCGTCCCCTTCCTGCGCAACGTGACCGCCGGCAAGAACATCCCCGACGAGCGGCTGGTCGAGGTCGGCGCGCACTACACGCTGTTCGGTGGTCGGAGCCCGATCAACGACCAGAACCGCGCGTTGCTCGACGCGATCCGTGAGGATCTCGCCAGCCACGACGTCGACCTGCCGGTCTACTGGGGCAACCGCAACTGGGACCCCTACCTGACCGATGCGCTGGAGCAGATGAAGGCCGACGGGATCACCCGCGCCGCCTGTCTGGTCACCTCGGCGTACTCGTCGTACTCGGGCTGCCGGCAGTACCGGGAGAACTTCGCTGACGCGGTCGCCGAGGTCCCGGGAGCCCCTCAGCTGGACCGGTTGCGCGCCTACTTCAACCACCCGGGCTTCATCGAGCCGAACCTGGACGCGACGCTCACGGCGCTCGCGGGTCTGCCCGACGCCCTGCGGGGCGAGGCCCACCTGGTCTTCGTGACCCACTCGATCCCGACGACCATGAACGACACGTCCGGCCCGATCGGCGGTGCCTACGCGCATCAGCACGTGACCGTGATGGACGAGATCGTCGACCGGGTCCGTGAGGAGACCGGGCACCGCTACCCGAGCGAGCTCGTCTACTGCTCGCGGTCGGGGCCGCCGTCGATGCCCTGGCTCGAACCCGACGTGAACGACCACCTCGAGGCGCTCCACGAAGCAGGCGTTCGGGCTGTCGTGCTGGTGCCGATCGGGTTCGTCTCGGACCACATGGAAGTCATCTACGACCTCGACACCGAGGCGGCAGCGACGGCCGAACGGCTCGGGATGGCGTTCGAGCGGGCCGCGACCGCCGGGGTCGACCCGCGCTTCGTCGCGATGATCCGGGACCTGCTCCTCGAGCGTGCTGCCGTCGAGCGGGGCGAGGAGCCCGAACGGGCGGTCATCGGACCGGTGCCGGCGGCGTGGGACGTCTGCGCAGCCGGGTGCTGCCCGAACCCGCGCGGACCCCGCCCGGCGCTCTGCGGCTCGGACTGA
- a CDS encoding MFS transporter yields the protein MLDSYRRVFAHRGSAAFSATGLVARLPIAMMTLGIVILVSELTDSYGLAGQVSAAFVIGNAVVAIPHGRLADRWGQTPVLWLDAIAFAATTALLITSVTEDWSQPWSHVLAALAGAAMPQVGSMVRGRWAHVAQNDEERHTAFAVEAVVDEVVFVTGPALVTFLSTLYAPQTGLLVALGLGTVGTVALAAQPRTAPPAHPVEHKDATEPLPWRLIVPIALGATAMGALFGAIEVGTVAVAEDAGHKAVSGLLLGVFSFGSLVAGVVAGALTWRTSPLRRFQTGIGLLSGSMLVLPFLSNLVLLGAVLFVIGTALAPSLIAIVSLVEASSPRSRLTETMAIFQTGISAGLAPGAFVSGLVADHADGSATYWVCVGAGALALAAALSCREPEPQPVVAPVGD from the coding sequence ATGCTCGACTCCTACCGCCGCGTCTTCGCCCACCGAGGTTCTGCCGCCTTCTCCGCCACCGGACTGGTCGCACGCCTCCCGATCGCGATGATGACCCTGGGCATCGTGATCCTGGTCAGCGAGCTCACCGACTCCTACGGACTGGCCGGTCAGGTCTCGGCCGCCTTCGTGATCGGCAACGCCGTCGTCGCGATCCCGCACGGCCGGCTCGCCGACCGGTGGGGCCAGACCCCGGTGCTCTGGCTGGACGCGATCGCGTTCGCCGCGACCACCGCACTGCTGATCACCTCGGTCACCGAGGACTGGTCGCAGCCCTGGTCGCACGTGCTGGCGGCGCTCGCGGGTGCCGCGATGCCTCAGGTCGGCTCGATGGTCCGCGGCCGCTGGGCACACGTCGCGCAGAACGACGAGGAGCGGCACACCGCGTTCGCCGTCGAGGCCGTCGTCGACGAGGTCGTCTTCGTCACCGGCCCGGCGCTGGTGACGTTCCTGTCCACGCTCTACGCCCCGCAGACCGGTCTCCTGGTCGCCCTCGGCCTCGGCACCGTCGGCACGGTGGCGCTCGCGGCCCAGCCGCGGACGGCACCGCCGGCGCACCCGGTCGAGCACAAGGACGCCACCGAGCCGCTCCCCTGGCGGCTGATCGTCCCGATCGCGCTGGGGGCGACCGCCATGGGCGCCCTGTTCGGGGCGATCGAGGTCGGCACGGTCGCGGTCGCCGAGGACGCCGGGCACAAGGCCGTCTCCGGTCTCCTGCTGGGGGTGTTCTCGTTCGGCAGCCTCGTCGCCGGCGTGGTGGCCGGCGCCCTCACCTGGAGGACCAGCCCGTTGCGGCGGTTCCAGACCGGCATCGGACTTCTGTCCGGCAGCATGCTGGTGCTGCCGTTCCTGTCGAACCTGGTGCTGCTCGGTGCCGTCCTGTTCGTGATCGGCACGGCGCTGGCGCCCTCGCTGATCGCGATCGTCTCCCTGGTGGAGGCGTCCAGCCCACGGTCCCGGCTGACCGAGACGATGGCCATCTTCCAGACCGGTATCTCGGCGGGACTCGCGCCGGGTGCGTTCGTGTCCGGCCTGGTCGCCGACCACGCGGACGGGTCGGCGACGTACTGGGTCTGCGTCGGTGCAGGCGCGCTGGCCCTGGCGGCCGCGCTGAGCTGCCGCGAGCCCGAGCCGCAGCCGGTGGTCGCCCCGGTCGGGGACTAA
- a CDS encoding D-arabinono-1,4-lactone oxidase, with product MTAHAWRNWSGLTTTAPTEVLHPTTTEDVVGAVQQARELGTTVKMPGTGHSFTGIAAPEGIMLDPSELSGLIEADAENLTATAYAGTPLHLLNSALAEAGLSLHNMGDIAEQTIAGATSTGTHGTGGVVASLSAQIAGLELVTGTGETIRATAEENPDVFAVARLGLGALGILTRITFKVEPLFTLEAHEFPMLWDEAIAEFDRMAEENHHAELYWFPHTDRILAKENNRILDEAQPVGRFRGWLDDELLSNTLFGVVNKIGNRRPGWIPKINNISGQMLSERTYSDVPHKVFTSSRSVVFREMEYAVPREVGLEALREVRKWIDSSGINISFPIEVRTTPADDIALSTSSGRESMYLAFHMNAQTDHTAYFAGVENILRGYDGRPHWGKLNTRTAADLEPAYPRWGEFQAVRDRLDPDRVFSNAYLRRVLGD from the coding sequence ATGACGGCACACGCCTGGCGCAACTGGTCCGGACTCACCACCACCGCACCGACCGAGGTCCTGCACCCGACGACGACCGAGGACGTGGTCGGAGCGGTGCAGCAGGCCCGTGAGCTCGGCACCACCGTCAAGATGCCCGGCACCGGCCACTCGTTCACCGGGATCGCCGCGCCCGAGGGAATCATGCTCGACCCCTCCGAGCTGTCCGGCCTGATCGAGGCCGACGCCGAGAACCTCACCGCCACCGCGTACGCCGGCACTCCCCTGCACCTGCTCAACAGCGCGCTCGCCGAGGCGGGACTGTCGCTGCACAACATGGGCGACATCGCCGAGCAGACGATCGCCGGAGCGACCTCGACCGGCACTCACGGGACCGGCGGCGTCGTCGCCTCGCTGTCCGCGCAGATCGCCGGGCTCGAGCTCGTCACCGGGACCGGCGAGACGATCCGGGCCACGGCCGAGGAGAACCCCGACGTGTTCGCCGTGGCGCGCCTGGGCCTCGGGGCGCTCGGCATCCTCACCCGGATCACCTTCAAGGTCGAACCGCTGTTCACCCTCGAGGCGCACGAGTTCCCGATGCTGTGGGACGAGGCGATCGCCGAGTTCGACCGGATGGCCGAGGAGAACCACCACGCGGAGCTCTACTGGTTCCCGCACACCGACCGGATCCTGGCCAAGGAGAACAACCGGATCCTCGACGAGGCCCAGCCGGTGGGTCGGTTCCGTGGTTGGCTCGACGACGAGCTGCTCTCCAACACGCTCTTCGGTGTCGTCAACAAGATCGGCAACCGGCGCCCGGGCTGGATCCCGAAGATCAACAACATCTCCGGCCAGATGCTGTCGGAGCGGACCTACTCCGACGTCCCGCACAAGGTCTTCACCAGCTCGCGGTCGGTGGTCTTCCGCGAGATGGAGTACGCCGTCCCGCGCGAGGTCGGGCTCGAGGCGCTGCGCGAGGTGCGGAAATGGATCGACTCCTCGGGCATCAACATCAGCTTCCCGATCGAGGTCCGCACGACGCCCGCCGACGACATCGCGCTGTCGACGTCCTCGGGCCGGGAGTCGATGTATCTCGCGTTCCACATGAACGCCCAGACCGACCACACGGCCTACTTCGCGGGCGTCGAGAACATCCTGCGCGGGTACGACGGCCGCCCGCACTGGGGCAAGCTCAACACCCGCACGGCCGCCGACCTGGAGCCGGCGTACCCGCGCTGGGGCGAGTTCCAGGCGGTCCGGGACCGGCTCGATCCGGACCGGGTGTTCAGCAACGCGTACCTGCGTCGGGTGCTCGGGGACTGA
- a CDS encoding trimeric intracellular cation channel family protein, translated as MVGDSPLLVSFDLVGIFVFAISGGLVAVRKQLDVFGVLVLAGATGLGGGFLRDVLIDATPPAALDDWRYLLVPVAAGLVTFVFHPTIGRMERVVSVFDAAGLGLFCVTGALKALDYGLSPVPAALMGMLTGIGGGILRDLLAGRVPVIFSSELYATPALAGAAWAVLAHEQGWTLAVIAIPGVLLCFGWRVGAILRNWRAPIARGPASV; from the coding sequence ATGGTTGGCGACTCGCCGCTCCTCGTGAGCTTCGATCTCGTCGGGATCTTCGTCTTCGCGATCTCCGGCGGCCTGGTCGCCGTCCGCAAGCAGCTCGACGTGTTCGGCGTCCTCGTCCTCGCGGGCGCGACGGGGCTCGGTGGTGGGTTCCTGCGCGACGTGCTCATCGACGCGACGCCGCCTGCCGCCCTCGACGACTGGCGCTACCTCCTGGTGCCGGTGGCGGCCGGGCTGGTCACCTTCGTCTTCCACCCGACGATCGGACGGATGGAACGGGTCGTCAGCGTCTTCGACGCAGCCGGCCTCGGCCTGTTCTGCGTCACCGGGGCGCTCAAGGCGCTCGACTACGGGCTCTCGCCGGTCCCGGCCGCGCTGATGGGCATGCTCACCGGAATAGGCGGCGGCATCCTGCGCGACCTGCTCGCCGGGCGCGTGCCGGTGATCTTTTCCAGCGAGCTCTACGCCACCCCGGCGCTCGCCGGGGCCGCCTGGGCCGTGCTCGCGCACGAGCAGGGCTGGACGCTCGCGGTCATCGCGATCCCCGGCGTGCTGCTCTGCTTCGGGTGGCGGGTCGGCGCGATCCTGCGGAACTGGCGCGCACCGATCGCGCGGGGTCCGGCGAGCGTCTGA
- the sepH gene encoding septation protein SepH: protein MQHLTPVGLTEDGKDVVLTSPTGEEFSVPADDLRATLGEAANEEKPAERKDQGHGFAQPVRRGQEMRMESALRPRDIQARIRSGETPEAVAAAAQTTVDGIMAFAAPVLAERAHVAATAVKSSIRRATTEASPVARTLDDASRQYFSTVSVRADDVEWDAWRREDGRWNLVGTYVVRGTEHRAEFTYDMPGRYVLADNDDARLLTGESVPTPAAPEPTRRLSAVPSGDVDELPLGDDALELVRERDDEPDESSVNTSDLSETVAAVRQSAPVHEPASQPTDDPIADHADADWIAEVPAEPAREPEPVHETISFFEPELEPEPEPEPTPEPVHVREREPASYDETFDETDPLPVEEPEAPAAETPAPKKKGRSSVPSWDEIMFGGGKHE, encoded by the coding sequence ATGCAACACCTCACCCCGGTGGGGCTGACCGAGGACGGCAAGGACGTCGTCCTGACCAGCCCGACGGGCGAGGAGTTCTCCGTACCGGCCGACGATCTCCGAGCCACCCTCGGCGAGGCGGCGAACGAGGAGAAGCCGGCCGAGCGCAAGGACCAGGGACACGGATTCGCCCAACCGGTACGACGAGGCCAGGAGATGAGAATGGAAAGCGCACTGCGACCGCGCGACATCCAGGCCCGGATCCGGTCCGGTGAGACCCCCGAGGCCGTCGCCGCCGCTGCCCAGACCACCGTCGACGGGATCATGGCTTTTGCGGCGCCGGTGCTCGCCGAGCGTGCCCACGTCGCCGCCACGGCCGTGAAGTCCTCCATCCGGCGCGCCACCACCGAGGCCAGTCCCGTTGCGCGCACCCTGGACGACGCCTCGCGCCAGTACTTCAGCACCGTCTCCGTCCGCGCCGACGACGTGGAGTGGGACGCCTGGCGGCGCGAGGACGGCCGCTGGAACCTCGTCGGCACGTACGTCGTCCGCGGCACCGAGCACCGCGCCGAGTTCACCTACGACATGCCCGGGCGCTACGTCCTCGCCGACAACGACGACGCTCGCCTGCTCACGGGCGAGTCGGTGCCGACTCCCGCCGCCCCGGAACCGACCCGTCGGCTCAGCGCAGTCCCATCCGGCGACGTCGACGAGCTGCCGCTGGGTGACGACGCTCTGGAGCTGGTCCGCGAGCGCGACGACGAGCCTGACGAGTCCTCGGTGAACACCTCGGACCTGAGCGAGACCGTCGCCGCCGTGCGCCAGTCCGCACCGGTGCACGAGCCGGCGAGCCAGCCGACCGACGACCCGATCGCGGATCACGCCGACGCCGACTGGATCGCCGAGGTCCCCGCGGAGCCTGCCCGTGAGCCCGAGCCGGTTCACGAGACGATCAGCTTCTTCGAGCCTGAACTTGAGCCCGAGCCGGAACCGGAGCCCACTCCCGAGCCGGTCCACGTGCGCGAGCGCGAGCCCGCGTCGTACGACGAAACCTTCGACGAGACCGATCCGCTGCCCGTCGAGGAGCCCGAGGCTCCGGCAGCCGAGACGCCCGCTCCCAAGAAGAAGGGCCGCTCCTCGGTCCCGAGCTGGGACGAGATCATGTTCGGCGGCGGCAAGCACGAGTGA
- a CDS encoding SDR family oxidoreductase: MSYFVTGATGFIGRYLVTELLENRKGTIYLLCRESSRERLDALITLWGGSNRLVPVIGDLRADQLGVDPDWIAENTGKIDHFFHLAAIYDMTASEEMNEELNVGGTRAALSLAEAVDAGVFHQVSSVAASGDYRGIFDESMFDEGQGLPSAYHRTKFESEKIVRTESRVPWRVYRPAIVVGHSETGAIDKIDGPYYFFPMFKIMRDNLPSWLPLVGVDLGDTNVVPVDFVAKAMDHIGHLPDRNGEAFHLVNPEPQNTVDLFNTFAAAAKAPQFAVPVDRSVTNRLPTALLPRNLRPGALVGAILKTAPAHLALNQTLGRFGIPAEVLEHASFPSVYASKSTQKALAGSGIAVPDLESYASTLWSYWEEMLDESIKSDRTAVSALKGKTVVITGASSGIGLVTAVQVAKAGAIPILVARGKDKLEQTKALIESQGGQAHAYGCDLSDLQAIDALTTQLSNDFEHIDYVVNNAGRSIRRSLKLSEDRFHDFERTMQLNYFGAIRLIMGLLPKMREQRSGHIVNISSIGVLTNPPRFSAYVASKAALDAWSNVVSSELVSDGVSFTSIHMPLVRTPMIAPTKMYDRFPTISPGQAAAKVISALVDRPHEINTMTGNLGALAHTLAPKVAFRVLHLAYQIFPDSAAARGDAPTAPTSEQAMMARVLKGVHW; the protein is encoded by the coding sequence ATGTCCTACTTCGTCACCGGCGCGACCGGCTTCATCGGTCGCTACCTGGTCACCGAGCTCCTCGAGAACCGCAAGGGCACGATCTACCTGCTCTGCCGCGAGAGCTCCCGGGAGCGTCTTGACGCGCTGATCACCCTCTGGGGAGGCAGCAACCGGCTCGTCCCGGTTATCGGGGACCTGCGCGCCGACCAGCTCGGCGTGGACCCGGACTGGATCGCTGAGAACACCGGCAAGATCGATCACTTCTTCCACCTCGCCGCGATCTACGACATGACCGCGAGCGAGGAGATGAACGAGGAGCTCAACGTCGGGGGCACCCGAGCCGCGCTGTCGCTGGCCGAGGCCGTCGACGCGGGCGTGTTCCACCAGGTCTCGTCGGTCGCCGCGTCCGGTGACTACCGCGGCATCTTCGACGAGTCGATGTTCGACGAGGGCCAGGGCCTGCCGTCGGCGTACCACCGCACGAAGTTCGAGTCCGAGAAGATCGTGCGCACCGAGAGCCGGGTCCCCTGGCGGGTCTACCGGCCCGCGATCGTGGTCGGGCACTCCGAGACCGGCGCCATCGACAAGATCGACGGCCCCTACTACTTCTTCCCGATGTTCAAGATCATGCGGGACAACCTGCCGTCCTGGCTGCCGTTGGTCGGCGTGGACCTGGGCGACACGAACGTGGTCCCGGTCGACTTCGTCGCCAAGGCGATGGACCACATCGGTCACCTGCCGGACCGCAACGGCGAGGCGTTCCACCTGGTCAACCCGGAGCCGCAGAACACCGTCGACCTGTTCAACACCTTCGCCGCGGCCGCCAAGGCGCCGCAGTTCGCCGTACCGGTGGACCGCAGCGTCACCAACCGGTTGCCCACCGCGCTGCTCCCCCGCAACCTGCGCCCCGGCGCCCTGGTCGGCGCGATCCTCAAGACCGCGCCGGCGCACCTGGCGCTCAACCAGACGCTGGGCCGCTTCGGCATCCCGGCCGAGGTCCTCGAGCACGCGTCGTTCCCGTCGGTCTACGCGTCGAAGTCGACGCAGAAGGCCCTGGCCGGCTCCGGCATCGCGGTGCCCGACCTGGAGTCCTACGCCTCGACGCTGTGGTCCTACTGGGAGGAGATGCTCGACGAGTCGATCAAGTCCGACCGCACGGCCGTCTCCGCCCTGAAGGGCAAGACGGTCGTCATCACCGGCGCCTCCTCGGGCATCGGTCTGGTCACCGCCGTCCAGGTCGCCAAGGCCGGCGCGATCCCGATCCTGGTCGCGCGCGGCAAGGACAAGCTGGAGCAGACCAAGGCGCTGATCGAGAGCCAGGGTGGCCAGGCGCACGCCTACGGGTGCGACCTCTCCGACCTGCAGGCGATCGACGCGCTGACGACCCAGCTCAGCAACGACTTCGAGCACATCGACTACGTGGTCAACAACGCCGGTCGATCCATCCGCCGCTCGCTGAAGCTGTCCGAGGACCGGTTCCACGACTTCGAGCGCACCATGCAGCTCAACTACTTCGGGGCGATCCGGCTGATCATGGGGCTGCTGCCGAAGATGCGGGAGCAGCGCTCCGGGCACATCGTGAACATCTCCTCGATCGGCGTGCTCACCAACCCGCCGCGGTTCAGCGCGTACGTCGCCTCGAAGGCCGCGCTGGACGCGTGGAGCAACGTGGTCTCCAGCGAGCTCGTAAGTGACGGCGTCTCTTTCACCTCGATCCACATGCCGCTGGTCCGCACGCCGATGATCGCCCCCACCAAGATGTACGACAGGTTCCCGACGATCAGCCCCGGCCAGGCCGCGGCGAAGGTCATCAGTGCCCTGGTCGACCGGCCGCACGAGATCAACACGATGACCGGCAACCTGGGAGCGCTGGCGCACACCCTCGCCCCGAAGGTCGCCTTCCGGGTGCTGCACCTCGCCTACCAGATCTTCCCCGACTCGGCTGCTGCGCGCGGTGACGCCCCGACGGCGCCCACCTCGGAGCAGGCGATGATGGCGCGCGTCCTCAAGGGCGTCCACTGGTAA
- a CDS encoding sulfurtransferase, which yields MSPLVTPAELDALLGRVTVLDVRYRMGGPGGVAVYVEGHVPHALYVDLDTALAAPPGERGRHPLPDPEAFGAAMRSVGVFAERPVVVYDDWEGRAAARCWWLLKHHGHPDVRVLDGGWSAWVAAGGEVEDGMRLPHTGDFQPGPGVLPVIETDEVLAFADRRVLIDARNADRYAGETEPVDPVAGHVPGALNVPTGTNLRVDGSFRSGTEIAALYQAAGVASGAEVGVYCGSGVTATHDILALAHAGIEAALYPGSWSEWVADPSRPVATGHQP from the coding sequence ATGAGCCCTCTCGTCACACCGGCCGAACTCGACGCGCTCCTCGGCCGCGTCACCGTCCTGGACGTCCGCTACCGGATGGGGGGTCCCGGCGGCGTGGCCGTGTACGTCGAGGGGCACGTCCCGCACGCCCTGTACGTCGACCTGGACACCGCGCTCGCGGCGCCTCCGGGGGAGCGCGGTCGGCACCCGCTGCCCGACCCGGAGGCGTTCGGCGCGGCCATGCGCAGCGTCGGCGTCTTCGCCGAGCGGCCCGTGGTCGTGTACGACGACTGGGAGGGCCGGGCAGCCGCACGGTGCTGGTGGCTCCTCAAGCACCACGGCCATCCGGACGTCCGGGTTCTCGACGGTGGCTGGTCCGCGTGGGTCGCCGCCGGGGGCGAGGTCGAGGACGGGATGCGCCTTCCGCACACCGGGGACTTCCAGCCCGGCCCCGGGGTTCTTCCCGTCATCGAGACCGACGAGGTCCTGGCCTTCGCCGACCGTAGGGTCCTGATCGACGCCCGCAACGCCGACCGGTACGCCGGTGAGACCGAGCCCGTCGACCCGGTCGCCGGGCACGTCCCCGGCGCTCTCAACGTGCCGACCGGCACCAACCTGCGCGTCGACGGCAGCTTCCGCAGCGGGACCGAGATCGCCGCGCTCTACCAGGCCGCGGGTGTCGCGTCGGGCGCCGAGGTCGGCGTCTACTGCGGGTCGGGCGTCACTGCCACCCACGACATCCTGGCGCTGGCGCACGCCGGGATCGAGGCGGCTCTCTACCCGGGTTCGTGGAGCGAGTGGGTCGCTGACCCGAGCAGACCGGTCGCTACCGGTCACCAGCCCTAG
- a CDS encoding thymidine kinase yields MAELHFFTGTMDSGKSTLALQTNHNHAARGRIGRIFTTHDRAGEAILSSRLGLEHDALEVTPDFDFWHYVVDSLTHGARIDFLICDEAQFYAPRQIDQLARVVDELQIDVFAFGIMSDFRTELFDGSRRLVELADRTHVLQVEALCWCGKRATHNARTENGEMVTEGEVIVVGDVDAQDVEPAEVAYEVLCRQHHRRRMTAARAQAVSMVSEPLPFS; encoded by the coding sequence ATGGCTGAACTCCACTTCTTCACCGGCACGATGGACTCCGGGAAGAGCACGCTCGCGCTGCAGACCAACCACAACCACGCGGCTCGTGGTCGGATCGGCCGGATCTTCACCACCCACGACAGGGCCGGCGAGGCCATCCTCTCCTCACGCCTCGGACTGGAGCACGACGCCCTCGAGGTCACGCCTGACTTCGACTTCTGGCACTACGTCGTGGACTCCTTGACGCACGGCGCCCGGATCGACTTCCTGATCTGCGACGAGGCCCAGTTCTACGCCCCCCGCCAGATCGACCAGCTCGCCCGCGTCGTCGACGAGCTCCAGATCGACGTCTTCGCGTTCGGCATCATGTCGGACTTCCGGACCGAGCTGTTCGACGGATCTCGGCGTCTGGTCGAGCTCGCCGACCGCACCCACGTCCTCCAGGTCGAGGCGCTCTGCTGGTGCGGGAAGCGCGCGACGCACAACGCGCGCACCGAGAACGGCGAGATGGTCACGGAGGGCGAGGTCATCGTGGTCGGGGACGTCGACGCGCAGGACGTGGAGCCGGCGGAGGTCGCCTACGAGGTGCTGTGCCGCCAGCACCACCGTCGTCGGATGACCGCAGCGCGTGCGCAGGCCGTCTCCATGGTCAGCGAGCCCCTGCCCTTCAGCTGA